The genomic stretch CGAATGCCCAAGACCGGCCCTCGTAGCTCCGGTACCGGTCCGTCGCCACCGGTAGAGGTTCCATGCCTGTTGGTCGACCGGCCTTTTTCTAAGGATCATTGCGGATGTCAGTTCTCACCCGTTCCACCGCGTACCTGCGCCGTTCCTCGCTCCTTTTCTTGCCCGTTGCCATCGCCCTCCTGACCGCGGGATGCCCAACGGTCCCCACGGACAACAACAACGGCAATGACAACGGCACCGGCTCGGGCACCATCGCCGGCGACATCATTTCCGTCCGCACGGATCGCCAGATTTCCGCCCTCGACTCCTTTATTTCCATCCTCTACAGCGTCAGCAATGCCCCTGCGACCAGCGACGTCGAGGCCTATTACGTTCCCGTCATCGGAACCCCGCCCAATCTCGTCGAGGAAGGCGAGAGGGTGACCATCGCTCAGGGACTCGATGTGGGCACCAACCAGGCGTTTCAGTTCGATCCCGGCGTCGCCGGTGTCGGCAGCTACCAGGTCGGCCTCGTCGTTACGCCGCCAACGGGCAGCCCCGTCGAGATCAAGAGCCGCGGCCGTATTCAGGTACTCGGCCCCCCCGATCCCATGTTTATCCAGCCCCTCGAATCGCCCACGGAAGTCCTCCAGGGCGAGTCCGTTTTTGTCTCGTTCGACGTGGGCGACCCGGAGGATGACGCGCAGTGGCGACTCTTCCTGCTTTCCGATACCGACCCGCGCGACGTTCCGGCCGACCAGCTCGGGTCCGAGCTCAACACCGGACGCAACAACGTCGGCTCCTACACGCTCGCGACCGACGACCTGAACCCCGGCGATTATCAACTGGGCATCTCCGCCACCGACAGCGGCGACTCCGTGGCTCGGACCGTTGCCCGGGGCGAGGAAGATAAGATCATCACGAACACGAACGGTCCCGTCATTCGTGTGGTCGAGGTTGTGCCCACGTCGCCGCCGACCATCCGCGTGACCGCTCCTCCCGCTGCCGGCGTTACGCTGTTCCGCAACGAGGGATACACCGTCCGATTCGAAGCAGCACTCGGAGAGCCGGCCACGTCCGCGTTCGTCGAGGTGTTCTATGACAACAACTCGACCATTGCCGACGGATTCATCGATTTCGTCCCCAACGGTGACAGCCTGCCGGTTACCGGGGATTCTGTCGCATTCCCCACGGACCTGCTCGAAGGTACGTACTACGTCGGCGCAACCATCCGTCAGCAGGGCCAGTCTCCGCTCACCAGCTATGCACCGGGAACCATCCGGGTGGTCCGCCAGGCGACGCTGACCGTTACCGCCCCGAACACGCTGCTGCCTATCGCACCGTCGACCGGGGACAGCGAGGACGCCCAGACGGTAACCGTCCGCTGGCAGACGAACGTACCGCCATCGGCCGGCTCGGTGGATGTTTTCGCCCGCCGACTGAACATGGACGGAAACCCTACCGGATCGGAGATTCCCATCCTCACTGACGCCGAACTGACCGTGACTTCGACGGAGTTCTCCAGCCCGTCATCAGGGCTGTTCCGCATCTATGTCCGCATCGACTTTACCGATCCGCTGGTGACGGACCTGGTCGTCTCCGCGCCACTACCCGTCCGCGTCACATCGCTTCCGCGCGTTCTCTGGCTCGGCGCACTTGATCAGACCAATCCGCCTTTCGAGGGCGCGATTTTCGAGGGTGTGAATTTCGAAGACAACGCGGGCACGAGCTTCAGCCCTGTTGGCGATCTGAATGACGACGATCGCGACGAGTTCCTAATCGGCGCCCGCTACGGAAAGCCCTTCTTCCAGAATCCTACAGGCGTCGGCGTTGGCGAAGCCTATTTACTCTACGGCGCGAGCGGAGCCAGGAAACTCGAGGGCCGCTACAACCTCAACTCCGTCGGTACGACGCTGTTGCCGGGTGTTACTTTCGCGGGCGTGCGCACGCCGCAGGAATCCAACGACACCGACGGAATGAGCTCCATTTCCCGGCTGCCCGATGTGGATGGCGACGGTCGTGACGAACTCGTCTTCGGCTTCCCGGACACGGCTTCGCGCGGACATAATGTCGATCCCGAACAGAACGGTGTAGTCGACCCACACAGCCTCATGACGCTCGAACGTGAAGACCAATTCCTCCGCGGCGGCGTGGTGGTCGTCAGCAGCCAGAACAGCATTTTTCGACAGAGCACGCCGACACAAAACACGATAAATCTCGATCTCGTGGGTCAGGATTTCGATGTCACCTGTGCTCAGCGCGAGCCGGAAGACCGCGCAGATGCGCAAGTCTGGGGCGCTGCCGTTTTAGACATCTACTCGCCACCGCAGAACGGGTGCACCGGCTCTTGCGCACAACCAAGTAGCGGTGGTGCTTCGGATGCGACGCAGTATTATCGATTTGGCTTCGTGAGCGCGCTCGCCCGGCATTACTTCGCCACTTACGTCTACAGCCGCGATTTGTACGGAGGGACTCCCGACTGTTCCGAACCAGCGCCATTCTGGGGAAATGGGTGCCTAGGGACCATCGAAATGACCTATTGCGGCGGGCTCGGCGGTCCGTGCGAACCTTTCTCACCGGGGCTTTATACGTTCGCCGAGGATCCGGACGGCCCGACCGACCCGGCTGGATTTACCACCTTTACGAGGACGTCCGGTTTCTACCCGGCGTTCCTGCCCAATCCGAACAATGACAACACTTCCATTGCGAACAGTCCCCGCGAGCCTTTCGGCGCCCGCGTCATCGGTGTCGGACTTAGCGACAAGTTCGGGACATCGCTGACTCTAAGTAACGCCACTGGAACTGGGGCCGGTGACATTATCGTATCATCGCCGAACCGGACCGCCCGGGGCATTTTGCTTGGACCGGCAGGAGGCCCTGAAGCCGGCGGCGAAATCGACGGACTCGGATCGGAAACCGCGGCTGAATCCGGCGTCGCCTACATCTTCGGACTCCGCAGCCTGTGGACCGCGAGCGGCGGAAGATTCCCCCCGAAGCCTCATCAATACATCGTAGGTGAAGCGAGTCATTGCGGTGGACCGATTCCGCTCATCCCCAACATCGAGGCCATCCGTATTGCCGGATTCACCGGCGATCGGATTACCAACATTGTGGGCATCGACGACTTCAACAGCGACGGCAGAGATGACATCGCCGTTGGCGCGCCGACTGCAAACGACGGCAATGGGCGCATCTACATCGCTTTCCGCCGCTCGCCGGCTATCGAAGGCGACTACGTACTTGAGAAGCTCTCCCTCGATCCCAACAATCCCGAACGATTGGCTGGCGTTCTCATTGTTAGCAACTCGACTGCAGCATTTGGTGCCAGCCTGACCACCGGCGTGGATTTCAATGGAGACGGGCTCAACGATCTCGTTGTGGGCAGTCCAAATGCCAGCGGAGGCATCGGCGAGATCATCGTCGTCTTTGGTGACCCCCAGTTAGTCAGTCCGGCTGGCGGGATTTCCCTTACGACCCTCCTCACCACCCGAAACGCCCAAGGCCGCCCGCGCGCCGTGCGCATCACCGGAAACGCCCTCGACACCACGGGCCGGTTCGGATTCAACGTCGCCAACGCGGGGGATGTTGACGGGGACGGGAAGAACGACCTGCTCATCTCCGCCCCGAATGGAACGCCGCGATTCGATCCCAACCCCACCGACGCCGACGACGTGCTCTCCGAACCCGGCATCGACGCCGACTTCGACGGCTCCTCAGACACCGTCAACGACCTCACGGCCGCGGGATTGGTCTACGTGGTTTCCAGCCGCAACCGCCTCGATCAGATTCGCACGTGCACGACCAGCGGCGACGCCTGCTCCAGCAGTGCCGACTGTGCCGCCGGGGAGCAATGCCAGATGCCGGCCAACATGAGCATCAGCATCGATCAGCTCGGCTCCGCTCAGCTTCGCGGATTCATGATCGCCGGCATCCGCGCCGGAGACCGCATCGGCGGAGGTGACGCCGGCGACTCCGCCGCAGGGGGAATCGACGGCAAGGTCGGCCGCGGACGCTCCTTCGGGCTCTCCATGGCCGGCGATGTCGACGGTGACGGCCGCGGCGACATTCTTATCGGATCCGTCCTGGCTGACCCGCGCCGCGACCCCAACACCGACATCGGTGTCCAGAACGCGGGCGAGGCGTATCTGGTGTATGGTTCGGCCGCGCCGTGACGCGGACTTCACCGAGCCGCCTTGATCCGGGCGCGGTTGCGATGCGCCCGCGGGGTGGGTTCGCGCCATGCACCGCACCGCGCGAATTATTCCCGAAATCCGATAACATTCTGCCTGCCGGTCCGAGTACGACGAACCGGGCATCATATTGGTTGACAGACACTTAACGGTGGCGATACGATTGCCAGCGGGTTGTCGTGGTGACCGCGCTCGGCGTGCTCCGCTCGGCCGACGGGACGGGGTTCGGCTCGCATCGCTGTTCGCCCCATCCCATCCCCCCGATGTGGCTCCTTCGTAGGCACTGCGCTTGCGCTGTGTGCACCCGCAATCGTCTGATGGCAGGCTCGAAGTCCTGCGCCGCCAACGCTGTGCAGGTTCTTCCGGCATCGAGCAACCGCGAGAGGGACCAATGCCGCTTCCTCATTCGGGAAGAGCGGTAACCAGAGCAGGAGTAGTACAGAATATGTCAACACGCACGATGCTGACCGGTGCGAACCGCAGGCTCATCCTTCTGGTCCTTCTTGCCATTTGCGCTTCATGGGGTACGGCGCAGCGCAGCCATGCCGCGGAACGGAAGTTCCTCGTCATGCTCGCCAACTCTCCCAAGGAGCATGGCGCAGCCCAGGTGCCTCCCGGCGAACCTCCACTCGAGAATCCTGCCGACGTCTACCAGGCCTATTTCGGTCCTGGCAGCTCCTTCGCGAACTACTGGAAGGAAATCAGCTACGGCGATGTGACCGTAACCGGCGATGTCACCGATTGGATCGAGCTCCCCTGGCCAATCCAGCCCAAGGGCTCCACGCCTTCGGACGCCGAAGACCTCAATGACCTGCAAGACATCCTTTTCTCCTACGGAAAGCCCGAGAGATTTGACAACAGTCAGGGCATGGTGCGCATCGACATCGACGGCGATCCCAATGGCGAGGACAACGGTCCGTTCGCAAATGAGTTCCCCGAGGGCAGCTACGATACGACCGCGAACGGCGGCTTTGACGTCTGGCGACCCGGCGGCCGTTTTCTGGACATAGACGGCGATGATCGGTGGGACGGCCTCGATGAGGCCAGGAACGCCATGGACTTCGATGGCGACGGTCGTGCCGATCTGCTCGGCCCCTGGCTCGACCTTGACGGGAGCGGCACCCCCAACAACACGGGAAACTGCATCTATCTTCCCGACTCCGACAATGACGGCAATCCCGATTGCTGCCCGAACGGGCCGGGTCAGACAGGCTGTGCCGGATTCCCAGTCGATTCCCCCATGGGCCAGCCGGACACGGCCTGCCCGGGAACCACATGGACCGACGCCCGCGGCGCAGCCGTCAGGGATTGCAACGGCAACCTGATCCCCGACACGTGCGATGTCGCCGGTGGCTGTGAGCGCGACGACTGCCGCGAGACGGACTGGTACCAGCGCAACGCCAGTCGATGCACGCAGCTCGCCCAGAAGAGCGCGGACCGACTGCCCGGCGTCGACGAAGAGGGATCATGTTCCGATGGGGAACCCGACGGCATTCCC from Phycisphaerae bacterium encodes the following:
- a CDS encoding FG-GAP repeat protein, giving the protein MSVLTRSTAYLRRSSLLFLPVAIALLTAGCPTVPTDNNNGNDNGTGSGTIAGDIISVRTDRQISALDSFISILYSVSNAPATSDVEAYYVPVIGTPPNLVEEGERVTIAQGLDVGTNQAFQFDPGVAGVGSYQVGLVVTPPTGSPVEIKSRGRIQVLGPPDPMFIQPLESPTEVLQGESVFVSFDVGDPEDDAQWRLFLLSDTDPRDVPADQLGSELNTGRNNVGSYTLATDDLNPGDYQLGISATDSGDSVARTVARGEEDKIITNTNGPVIRVVEVVPTSPPTIRVTAPPAAGVTLFRNEGYTVRFEAALGEPATSAFVEVFYDNNSTIADGFIDFVPNGDSLPVTGDSVAFPTDLLEGTYYVGATIRQQGQSPLTSYAPGTIRVVRQATLTVTAPNTLLPIAPSTGDSEDAQTVTVRWQTNVPPSAGSVDVFARRLNMDGNPTGSEIPILTDAELTVTSTEFSSPSSGLFRIYVRIDFTDPLVTDLVVSAPLPVRVTSLPRVLWLGALDQTNPPFEGAIFEGVNFEDNAGTSFSPVGDLNDDDRDEFLIGARYGKPFFQNPTGVGVGEAYLLYGASGARKLEGRYNLNSVGTTLLPGVTFAGVRTPQESNDTDGMSSISRLPDVDGDGRDELVFGFPDTASRGHNVDPEQNGVVDPHSLMTLEREDQFLRGGVVVVSSQNSIFRQSTPTQNTINLDLVGQDFDVTCAQREPEDRADAQVWGAAVLDIYSPPQNGCTGSCAQPSSGGASDATQYYRFGFVSALARHYFATYVYSRDLYGGTPDCSEPAPFWGNGCLGTIEMTYCGGLGGPCEPFSPGLYTFAEDPDGPTDPAGFTTFTRTSGFYPAFLPNPNNDNTSIANSPREPFGARVIGVGLSDKFGTSLTLSNATGTGAGDIIVSSPNRTARGILLGPAGGPEAGGEIDGLGSETAAESGVAYIFGLRSLWTASGGRFPPKPHQYIVGEASHCGGPIPLIPNIEAIRIAGFTGDRITNIVGIDDFNSDGRDDIAVGAPTANDGNGRIYIAFRRSPAIEGDYVLEKLSLDPNNPERLAGVLIVSNSTAAFGASLTTGVDFNGDGLNDLVVGSPNASGGIGEIIVVFGDPQLVSPAGGISLTTLLTTRNAQGRPRAVRITGNALDTTGRFGFNVANAGDVDGDGKNDLLISAPNGTPRFDPNPTDADDVLSEPGIDADFDGSSDTVNDLTAAGLVYVVSSRNRLDQIRTCTTSGDACSSSADCAAGEQCQMPANMSISIDQLGSAQLRGFMIAGIRAGDRIGGGDAGDSAAGGIDGKVGRGRSFGLSMAGDVDGDGRGDILIGSVLADPRRDPNTDIGVQNAGEAYLVYGSAAP